One window of the Triticum dicoccoides isolate Atlit2015 ecotype Zavitan chromosome 3B, WEW_v2.0, whole genome shotgun sequence genome contains the following:
- the LOC119281867 gene encoding uncharacterized protein LOC119281867, whose protein sequence is MKEPTASSHLRMLHTDTKDAMARPHMSPAMLERGALSTGSKRNRSSVNNDDHEFVCQKTHRTDHPKCKRSLNLDASRNCDFEVKTVDSNKPTAEDKLSKCLDSLELTTSTVTGTATKATEVRTVSSSEATAEDGSSTCLCPLTLTTSGMTATTRKAIVSSRKGTAEDGPSSLELTASGVQVVTLKNYANKRLTKLREIPGYENQRLIRKAYKIVRTTKEDIKVVFRESFRGLASFHKKNSTLSGQFGPENFAVSPADNSVEMINILPLVTYSKVLGNKDYDTFVKTVEGLYQGRGEQLPPDVSKWLALISKGVNFCSPVLIANYILMMPAEAAYGMFTSILHSMIEFEKKKSHQFQRMLKSEPMRKYNGWHTWVLDPLLDETYHWTDPVTGKGSTYENNVMGLLKLLRNCFEHKAKKYHKEFLAMILSLRVDLLPDVQQVLLDAGYLKFMRL, encoded by the exons ATGAAAGAACCCACAGCCAGCTCCCATCTCCGTATGCTGCACACCGATACCAAAGATGCAATGGCTAGACCCCACATGTCTCCTGCTATGCTAGAAAG GGGTGCACTTTCCACAGGAAGTAAACGCAACAGAAGTTCTGTCAACAACGATGACCATGAATTTGTCTGCCAGAAGACCCACAGAACTGATCATCCGAAATGCAAAAGATCTCTTAATCTTGATGCCAGCAGAAACTGTGATTTCGAGGTGAAGACTGTCGACTCCAATAAACCCACCGCTGAGGACAAGTTGAGCAAATGTCTTGATTCATTGGAACTGACAACATCTACTGTGACCGGCACCGCCACAAAAGCAACTGAGGTGAGGACTGTCAGCTCCAGTGAAGCCACTGCCGAGGATGGATCCAGCACATGTCTTTGTCCATTGACACTAACAACATCTGGCATGACTGCCACAACTAGAAAAGCGATTGTCAGCTCCAGAAAAGGCACTGCCGAGGATGGTCCCAGTTCACTGGAATTAACAGCATCTGGTGTTCAAGTTGTGACTCTGAAAAATTATGCAAACAAGAGATTGACAAAGTTAAGAGAAATTCCAGGTTATGAAAATCAGAGACTGATTCGAAAAGCTTATAAAATCGTAAGAACTACCAAGGAGGATATTAAGGTGGTATTTAGAGAATCATTTAGAGGGCTTGCCAGTTTTCACAAGAAAAATAGCACTCTGTCTGGGCAGTTTGGCCCTGAGAATTTTGCTGTCTCTCCCGCTGACAATTCCGTGGAAATGATAAACATCCTTCCTCTAGTGACATACTCAAAAGTTCTGGGAAACAAGGATTATGATACCTTTGTCAAGACGGTTGAAGGCCTGTATCAAGGACGAGGAGAGCAACTTCCACCAGATGTTTCTAAGTGGCTGGCTCTTATTTCAAAGGGTGTCAACTTCTGCAGTCCAGTCCTGATTGCTAACTACATACTGATGATGCCCGCCGAAGCTGCTTATGGAATGTTTACATCAATTCTCCATAGTATGATTGAATTTGAGAAGAAGAAGAGCCACCAGTTTCAGAGAATGCTAAAGTCCGAGCCAATGCGCAAATACAATGGCTGGCATACATGGGTTCTTGATCCTCTTCTCGATGAGACTTATCATTGGACGGACCCTGTGACTGGCAAAGGATCAACCTACGAGAACAACGTTATGGGTCTCTTGAAGCTTCTAAGGAATTGCTTTGAGCACAAAGCTAAAAAGTACCACAAGGAGTTCCTCGCTATGATTCTATCTTTGAGGGTTGATCTCTTGCCTGACGTCCAACAGGTTCTACTTGATGCTGGATATCTTAAATTCATGCGTCTCTGA